One window from the genome of Chaetodon trifascialis isolate fChaTrf1 chromosome 20, fChaTrf1.hap1, whole genome shotgun sequence encodes:
- the lrrtm4l1 gene encoding leucine rich repeat transmembrane neuronal 4 like 1, translating to MGSLLCDGRLTHLLFPLLLLLRAPLLLSFGERTCPNSCRCEGKTVHCDSSGFLDVPENVSVGCQGLSLRYNELHTLLPYQFAHLSQLLWIYLDHNQISAVDSRAFQGVRRLKELILSSNKITSLHNSTFHGIPNLRSLDLSYNKLEILQPGQFHGLRKLQNLHLRSNGLSNIPIRAFLECRSLEFLDLGYNRIKALTRTTFLGLQKLMELHLEHNQFSRINFFLFPRLANLRSLYLQWNRIRVVNQGLPWTWYTLQKLDLSGNEIQTLDPAVFHCLPNLQVLNLESNKLSNVSQEAVSAWISLTSISLAGNMWDCGTGICPLVAWLRNFRGSKDTTMICSSPKYLQGEKIMEATRNHGICEETDYFLTETPSPMSELISEATAEPTYAPTSGSPPMPPTGTFGPPPPFRPRPIPHPTFPGHMSKDPRDSVARTRPTLTPPPDMEHMTLHKVVVGSVALFFSMSLLLTIIYVLWRRYPGATRLLQQRSMVGRKRRKKSPEPEQNLSSQLQEYYMSYNPAATPEALEVLGNGTGSCTCTISGSRECENEYTCPRPLPGAWLGDLPTIH from the coding sequence GTTCATTGCTGTGTGATGGACGACTGACAcacctcctctttcctctcctcctcctcttgcggGCTCCCCTGTTGCTCAGCTTTGGTGAGCGCACCTGCCCCAACAGCTGCCGATGTGAGGGGAAAACTGTCCATTGTGATTCTTCTGGCTTCTTGGATGTCCCAGAAAATGTCTCAGTAGGCTGCCAAGGCCTCTCTCTGCGCTACAATGAACTGCATACCCTCCTACCGTATCAATTTGCTCACCTTAGCCAACTTCTCTGGATATACTTGGACCACAATCAGATTTCAGCTGTTGACAGTCGAGCATTCCAGGGGGTCCGCAGGCTTAAAGAGCTAATACTGAGCTCCAACAAGATCACATCCCTGCACAATTCAACATTCCATGGAATTCCCAATCTTCGCAGTCTGGACCTGTCCTACAACAAATTGGAAATCCTGCAGCCAGGTCAATTCCATGGCTTACGAAAACTACAAAACCTACACCTACGCTCAAATGGTCTCTCCAACATCCCAATTCGAGCATTCCTGGAATGCCGAAGTTTGGAGTTTCTGGATTTGGGCTACAATCGAATCAAGGCTCTCACACGCACCACCTTTTTGGGGCTACAGAAGCTAATGGAGTTGCATCTGGAGCACAACCAGTTCTCACGAATcaacttttttctgtttccacgCTTAGCCAACCTGAGATCACTCTATCTGCAGTGGAACCGCATCAGGGTGGTCAATCAGGGCCTTCCATGGACTTGGTATACACTGCAGAAACTTGATCTGTCTGGAAATGAAATCCAGACCCTGGACCCAGCCGTGTTTCACTGCTTGCCCAACCTTCAAGTCCTCAACCTGGAATCCAACAAACTGTCCAATGTGTCTCAGGAGGCAGTGTCAGCATGGATCTCACTGACCTCCATCAGCCTTGCTGGGAACATGTGGGATTGTGGAACCGGCATATGCCCACTTGTGGCTTGGTTGAGGAATTTTCGGGGAAGTAAAGACACCACGATGATTTGCAGCAGCCCAAAGTATCTCCAGGGAGAAAAAATTATGGAAGCCACAAGGAATCATGGTATTTGTGAGGAAACTGATTACTTTCTGACTGAAACACCCTCACCAATGTCCGAACTAATTTCTGAAGCCACTGCTGAACCAACCTATGCCCCTACAAGTGGCTCTCCACCTATGCCACCAACCGGCACCTTTGGTCCTCCCCCACCATTTAGACCTCGACCTATTCCTCATCCTACGTTTCCAGGGCATATGAGCAAAGACCCAAGAGACTCAGTTGCTCGCACTCGACCCACTCTTACACCACCCCCAGATATGGAGCACATGACTCTGCACAAAGTGGTGGTGGGCAGCGTGGCACTCTTCTTCAGCATGTCCCTACTCTTGACAATTATCTATGTGCTGTGGCGGCGCTATCCAGGTGCAACCAGGTTGCTGCAGCAGCGGTCCATGGTGGGGAGGAAGCGTCGCAAAAAGAGTCCAGAGCCAGAGCAGAACCTGAGCTCCCAGCTGCAAGAGTATTACATGAGCTACAACCCTGCTGCCACACCAGAGGCATTGGAAGTGCTAGGCAATGGCACTGGTTCCTGCACTTGCACAATTTCTGGCTCCAGGGAGTGTGAG